In Lineus longissimus chromosome 9, tnLinLong1.2, whole genome shotgun sequence, one genomic interval encodes:
- the LOC135493716 gene encoding uncharacterized protein LOC135493716 — MATKSLVVINVRYLIYLTVTEIIFAIRAVWRRFSGNAAMLKRIQDGDLYEMSAQVYDVTFKAKVGEFSTTSARDFFGLKMRLDHPRCVLQDNVSLYAVDKDNATFVVTAPNLDIFHSDHGPFFYLAQYNHAMQYITMPIWAFHRLADEVGDPEVKVILLSNTGRCGSTLVSQMFERCPGVLSVSEPEGISACNNFRLKLPKDEYELLFRSTFRMICKPLQQRDVKCLFIKTRCACVVHIPAVASIFPNVIQLFMYRDYLDTLISWRQTTSETNVLDKIFRFADVPSPSIMFGDTEGMEWMKDEAEQHDFLHYGCLHICWLIYCYLEYQRSGIKIAALKYDDFMKCPHEVCRKLLRHCDIPEKYATDAVKAMQRDSQRGTSFSRQGRNGLKKPAITEELLRKFDGYCRRVGIPLMSESLPLPATITTHFSEQASGDHESSAD; from the coding sequence ATGGCGACGAAGAGTCTAGTTGTCATCAACGTCCGTTACCTTATCTACCTTACAGTTACCGAAATTATTTTCGCAATCAGAGCGGTTTGGAGACGCTTTTCCGGAAACGCTGCCATGTTGAAACGGATACAAGATGGTGACTTGTACGAAATGTCCGCACAGGTATATGACGTGACCTTCAAAGCAAAAGTGGGTGAGTTCTCCACGACATCAGCCCGTGATTTCTTTGGCCTCAAAATGCGACTCGACCACCCTAGGTGCGTGCTACAAGACAACGTATCCCTCTACGCTGTTGATAAGGACAACGCTACCTTTGTTGTTACGGCACCAAATCTGGACATCTTCCATTCTGACCACGGCCCGTTCTTTTACCTCGCTCAGTACAATCACGCCATGCAATACATTACCATGCCGATATGGGCATTCCACAGACTAGCAGACGAGGTTGGCGAcccagaggtcaaggtcatcttgCTCTCTAACACTGGGAGATGCGGTTCTACTCTTGTATCGCAGATGTTTGAGAGATGCCCTGGCGTTTTATCAGTGAGTGAACCTGAAGGCATATCGGCGTGTAATAACTTCAGGTTGAAGTTGCCGAAAGACGAGTACGAACTTCTATTCAGGAGCACGTTTAGGATGATTTGTAAACCACTACAGCAGCGAGACGTTAAGTGTCTTTTCATAAAAACAAGATGTGCTTGCGTTGTGCACATTCCCGCTGTCGCATCCATCTTTCCGAATGTTATCCAATTGTTCATGTACCGCGATTACCTAGATACCTTAATATCATGGCGTCAGACAACCAGTGAAACTAATGTTCTCGACAAGATTTTTCGGTTTGCAGATGTTCCTTCCCCGAGCATCATGTTCGGAGATACAGAAGGCATGGAATGGATGAAAGATGAAGCAGAACAACACGATTTCCTCCACTATGGCTGCCTCCACATCTGTTGGCTGATATACTGCTATCTAGAATATCAGAGATCTGGGATTAAAATTGCTGCATTGAAATATGATGATTTCATGAAGTGTCCGCACGAGGTTTGCAGAAAACTCCTCAGGCACTGCGATATACCTGAAAAGTATGCGACGGACGCGGTCAAGGCCATGCAGCGTGATTCTCAGCGTGGTACCTCGTTTAGCCGCCAGGGGCGCAACGGGCTTAAAAAACCAGCCATTACGGAGGAATTGTTGAGAAAATTTGATGGCTATTGCCGGAGAGTTGGAATACCACTGATGAGTGAATCGTTGCCACTTCCGGCAACCATAACCACACATTTTAGCGAACAAGCCAGCGGTGATCATGAATCGTCAGCCGATTAA
- the LOC135493801 gene encoding uncharacterized protein LOC135493801, giving the protein MKWLALISFALAVLLVGVHCTEDEALKDSIQREVRDVSGNSEEHERHRRACPWCVLPGFIRMWEDAGKPGLKPTIKDCLTSQQAAFRKRIEDAKKAAQSAGDEEEDSNLSTEAFEDFADTVAALYEDLKKNSKTMSDAQIKDKILALFG; this is encoded by the exons ATGAAGTGGCTTGCACTTATTTCATTCGCACTCGCCGTCCTCCTGGTTGGAGTTCACTGCACCGAAGACGAGGCTCTCAAAGATAGC ATTCAAAGAGAAGTGAGAGATGTCAGCGGCAACAG TGAAGAACACGAGAGGCACAGACGAGCATGCCCGTGGTGTGTTCTCCCGGGTTTCATAAGGATGTGGGAAGACGCAGGAAAACCTGGCCTAAAACCAACTATCAAAGATTGTTTGACCTCGCAACAGGCGGCCTTCAGGAAAAGGATAGAGGATGCCAAAAAGGCCGCTCAAAGTGCTGGCGACGAGGAGGAAGATTCCAATCTGTCTACCGAAGCCTTCGAAGATTTCGCGGACACAGTGGCTGCTCTCTACGAGGATTTGAAAAAGAATAGCAAGACAATGAGTGACGCACAGATCAAGGACAAGATTCTGGCCCTCTTTGGTTAA